One window of Dermacentor andersoni chromosome 7, qqDerAnde1_hic_scaffold, whole genome shotgun sequence genomic DNA carries:
- the LOC129385564 gene encoding uncharacterized protein — MVATKLEHSDNWRPPRHIVPPGLERALIESGLPALIGAYLVSCGPHTTLLFMSWLGLYVVPKNCTAETLPNFGVMLYGTLEPPLVVPDAGPQLGELLSGYDAFEARIGYLFRDRAYLLQAFTDASYRYNRLTDCYQRLEFLVDVVSDYLITRHLYDDPQRHSPGTLTDLRSPLVNNTFFASMAVKEEYQIGVVDGRQPLLDVDHTLAWLNLLMPRYVNRKGVTLPTSSEQTKRAKRESLQQKQILVAELLCAIHPLPASLWHKAACLPCILYRMNSLLLAEKLRLTVAREVQVGRLELPKGFKWPTLDFDWTLADVLQKAQEAAKAEEERAAELMERTGIQPVCISPPPAMNAWRAPQPYQPPVFQQANFKSRLHKTHEELIKSLSLYIGICVT; from the exons ATGGTGGCCACCAAGCTTGAGCACAGTGACAACTGGCGTCCCCCCAGACACATCGTGCCTCCTGGACTCGAGAGGGCTCTCATTGAATCGGGCCTTCCGGCGCTAATTGGTGCCTACCTCGTGTCATGCGGTCCTCACACGACCCTTCTCTTCATGTCTTGGTTGGGACTCTATGTGGTACCCAAAAACTGCACCGCAGAGACGCTGCCGAACTTTGGTGTCATGCTCTACGGTACGCTAGAGCCGCCGCTTGTTGTGCCCGACGCAGGACCGCAGCTAGGTGAGCTTCTCTCCGGCTACGATGCGTTCGAGGCACGCATCGGTTATCTGTTTCGGGACCGTGCCTATCTCCTCCAGGCCTTCACTGATGCCTCGTATCGCTACAACCGACTCACGGACTGTTATCAGCGGCTTGAGTTCTTGGTTGATGTTGTGTCGGACTACTTAATAACGCGGCACCTCTACGACGACCCCCAGCGCCACTCGCCAGGCACATTGACTGACCTGCGGTCGCCACTCGTGAACAACACTTTCTTTGCCTCGATGGCGGTGAA GGAGGAGTACCAGATCGGGGTGGTGGACGGTCGGCAGCCGCTGCTGGACGTGGACCACACGTTGGCCTGGCTCAACCTGCTGATGCCTCGCTACGTGAACCGCAAGGGTGTGACGCTGCCCACTTCGTCGGAGCAGACGAAGCGGGCCAAGCGCGAGAGCCTGCAGCAAAAACAGATCCTGGTGGCGGAATTACTGTGTGCCATCCACCCGTTGCCGGCGTCGCTATGGCACAAggctgcctgcctgccctgcatCCTCTACAG GATGAACTCGCTCCTGCTGGCCGAGAAGCTGCGGCTGACGGTGGCTCGCGAGGTGCAAGTGGGCCGGCTGGAGCTCCCCAAGGGCTTCAAGTGGCCCACGTTGGACTTTGACTGGACCCTGGCCGACGTGCTACAAAAGGCCCAGGAGGCTGCCAAGGCCGAAGAAGAGCGGGCTGCCGAACTGATGGAACGCACGGGCATCCAGCCGGTCTGCATCTCGCCGCCGCCGGCGATGAACGCGTGGCGTGCGCCCCAGCCCTACCAGCCGCCTGTGTTCCAGCAG